The genomic segment aaagtgaaaactCATGTAACCACAAGCAAAAGTCAGTAAATGGAGTGTTACCAGTCCCCCAGAGCCCACCACACGCTCCTCTTCAATCACTTCTCTCCACCCCAAAGGATAGTCAGATTCATCTCTTTATAGTTTTACCAGCTGTTTCTCAAGTTTCATTGAACAGAATCATAAATTCTGGacttgttttaacatttttggttTTACGTGTAACTGAAGTTCATTTTATTGCTGTCTagcatttcatttatccattttatttctaatgaacCTTTGGGTTTCCAGTTtagggctattatgaataaagctgccaaAGACATTCTCGTGTATGTGTCCCGTGTACATATGCACAAGTTTTTCCAAGTTCTAACCCTAGTAAAATCTGGATCTCAGGATGCATAGCTACAGTTTTACTAGCTAAAGCAAGTTCCTTAATTGACTGGCCCAGTTTACACTTCCATCAACATCATGTGACACTTCCCATTGCCTCACATCCTTCCTTGTCAATACTTGGAATTTTCAGACTTaaatttttgccattttggtaGCTGTGTAGTGGTATCTAATTGTGACTTTAATTTCCTGTTTCTTAAGGTGAGcacattttcatgtgtttattagaCATTTGTAGTTATTTTGTGATTtgactttctctatttttatatggaaaacttttctttaaaatgaatttattcaaTCTTTTTACTTATAAAAGATGTTAACCTTTTGTCAGCACCAGCTTAGACTTAATGCTCTAGGAGATTCGTGCAAAGCAAGTCTGAGAGAGGAGGAATTTTTGGTCCCCTTTTATAAAAATGGGGGATTTACAAATGCCTTTCCCTATTCTATACCCCAAAAGTCCTAAAATAGAAGATGGGTTATATAACTTTCGTAGTTGACCGAGGCACACGTGGGAaccattccatttctttttctcaccatAGTCCTCAAGCTCAAATATTACATTAGAGTAAATAGCGGTAAGGTGATTTGGATTTCATCAGTGTTTATGATGGATATGTGGTAGGACATGTGGTGGGTTTTACAAAAATCCtaacatttacaaaaagaaatatattagcaAGTGAAGTTTTTTGCCCAGTGAGCATTAGTTTGGTAGAAAAAGGCATCAGTCAGTGAGCAAGTACTTTTTGAGTGCCTGCTATGTACCAGGCTAAGCTTTGGAAACAAGACAGACAGTATTCTATCcctgtgttttctggttttgtttttgtttggtgtttttttttttgagacggtgtcttgttctgtcccaggctggagtgcagtgacgcaatctcagctcactgcaacctccacctcctgggttcaagcgattcttctgcttcagcctcccaagtagctgggaccagaggcatgtgctaccatgcccggctaatttttgtatttttagtagagatggggtttcaccattttggccaggatggtctcaatctcctgacctcatgatccgcctgcctcaacctcccaaagtgctgggattacaggccaccgcacctggcccttgtGTTTTATGTCGTAGAGTCATGTTTCTGAGGCAGTATTAACAGCTGCATATTTTATGCTAGGCATCATTTAACAGTCATCGACAGGAATTAGGTAAAAAGTATTGAGACAACCAGTGGTCACTCAGCATGGGATCTTTGGAGTCAGACTTTGATTTCAGTTCTGATTCCAAAAACGTGTGACCTTATGTACATTACCTAAGCTCTCTGAAGTCGGCTTTTGTTGTCCGAAAAGTGGAAACAATAACCTATAATGTTGTGTTGATTCATGGAGATATTTAACACATGTAAACTGCATAGCACATCACCCAGGGCATGTATCTGTCATGAACACTGATGAAATCCAAAACCACCTTATCACTACACGTGCTAATGTAAGGCTTGAGCATGGAACAGGAAAATGAACTAAAAGATACTCTAAAACATTTGGAGTCCCTGAAGCACAGGAGCAAAAGTTAAGCCTGTTAAAGAAAACCAGTACTGCCACATCTTCCTTCCACTTCCATTATACATTGGAgtggagatttcttttttcactttttgcttttttccattttttactgTGATGGTGTTTTCTAACTGTGTTTGTATCCCTTATTACCGCTACAGTTTTCATTTGATTATTGTTCCTCTAGCAatattaaaatgaagatattttagttaaaaatgaCCATCATTGAAACTAAAAGTTGAGTGTGAGAGTAGTAAAATTGAATAAATATCTGCGGTCCAGGTAAAGTTAACTGCTAATGTATTATTTTGTCCTGTCTTATGAAAGCTTGTAGATTTCCAGTGGAAACTGGGTATGGCTGTGAGCTCAGACACTTGCAGATCGCTTAAGTATCCTTATGTTGCAGTGATGCTAAAAGTGGCAGATCATTCAGGCCAAGTAAAGACCAAGTGCTTTGAAATGACGATTCCACAGTTTCAGGTTTGTGATTTAACTCATTcagttttagttcattttttctATAATTGTCGCTTAAACAGATGTATAAAATCTTTCTAtgggaaaactttaaaaaaactttaaaaactttctacgggcttttatttgtaaattgatTTCTAAACTTTACCTTTACTAGTAGTATATGCAAGAGATGTGAATTTGTCTTTGGGaatttgataaattattttcaatatattgtGCTGAATTTGTGTACTGTGCCCTTTGATCGCTTGAACAATCTCAGTATATTTAGGAAATTTTTATCGTCAGTGGCAGGATATTTACTTTGCATTTAACTGTTTGATTCTTATTCCTTTGGGCTTCATATTCAAGAATGTTAAGCTAAATGAGTCTTTCAATAGTGTTGACCCTAAATTTCTGACTAATAATGTTTACAAAATGCAGGTCAGAGCAACTGTACTTGCTGGCTGACTTTATCAGCTAGGGGCGTAAGGAACTCAGTTGTTTAGAGTTATGTTACCATATTATCATTCTACCTCTTTTCTGTAACCAAGGGGAATAAAAGGAAAGGGAGTTGTCAATAAATcaggttttcttttaaatgtacatCCTGGGAGATGTTTCGTCATTAATTTAACTGTCCTGTAcagttttgtttggtttgctCCTTTTGGTGAGTGAATAGGTAAGAATCTGTTCTTAGCATTTACACTAGTACTAACTTAGTGCTTACACTTAGTACTTAAACAGCAGTTAGTACTCTAAAAGTCGAAGAAATGCAACGATCatgaatgaaatggaaataaaaagtgATTCTTTGTAAAACTAACTGAAAGTATATCGTTCCTAGGGttccttttaaagaaaagcttttcATATACCACTTTATGATAtgtttgatttctgcttttataaactacattttaaataatttctttccctttgatttcctttttttttttttttttttttgagacggagtttcactcttgttactcaggctggagtgcaatggcacgatctcggctcaccacaacctctgcctcctgggttcaggcaattctcttgcctcagcctcccgagtagctgggattacaggcactcaccaccgtgcccacctaattttttgtattttttgtatttttagtagagacggggtttcaccatgttgaccaggatggtctcgatctctcgacctcgtgatccacccatctcagcctcccaaagtgctgggattacaggcttgagccactgcgcctggccttttttttttttgagacacagtttcactcttgttacccaggctggagtacaatggcatgatctctgctcactgcaacctccacctcctgggtttaagcaattctcctacctcagcctcccaagtagctgggattacaggcacccaccaccatactcagttaatttttatatttttagtagagatggggtttcaccatgttggccaggctagtctcaaacttctgatctcagttgatccacctgcctcagcctctcaaagtgctgggattacaggtgtgagccaccatgctcagcctgattttttatttttttctttaaaatagctattactgctttgaaacaaaaataatcgTCACAAATTTAACATTACTGTTAGTGTCTTGGAAGGACAGAGACTtagtgaaaaggaaataaatgtatattgtgATATGGGAATAACATTCAACTAAATATGAGGACTCAGTCAATTTGAAAAGAGAATATACATTTTGGTCTTTTTTGTAATTCACAGGTACTGGCCCAGTTCTTGTTATTCTTTGCAGCTCTTTTAATTCCACTTATAACATTTTttcccataggaaaaaaaaatcacaaatggatTAACTTTTAttccccagctttattgaggtacagTTGACAAATTAAAATTGTGTATTTTGAAGGCATcacaatgtgatgatttgatatacattgtgtaatgattaccacaatcaggctaattaacatattcactCCCACacatagttaccttttttttttttttggtgtgtatgtgtgtttggtgagggcatgtaaaatctacttttttaaaagcaaacttcAAGTAAACAATACAGTGTTATTAACTATTGTCACCATATTGAACATTAGATCTCAGACTTACTCATTTTATAACCAAAGGTTTGAAAAGGTTAGAGCAGCAAGTACAGTTGCCCTGACCTGCATTTTGTAAACATTATTAGGTTTAAAAACTTTTTACTAACATTTCCCCATTAACCCCAACCTCAGCTCCTGGCAACTTCCAGtctcctctctgcttctgtgagtttgacttttACAGATTCCCCCCATGAGATCACGCagcatttgcctttctgtgtctggcttatttcactttgcataatgttgtccaggttcatccacgttgcaaatggcaggatttccttcttttttttggctATGTGatactccattgtatgtatgtatacacataaatagtatatccatacaatatatgcatacattataaacatattaaatataaatatacacaaaaaacattttcattagaGGCAATTCTTTTAAAGATAGTTTTTACATAGCTTAAAACTAATCACAGGATAGCCTGTTAATCACATTACATGACTGAGAGCTAAGAAACATTCTTTGAGctttaatttatatctttttgaTAACTAAAATTTTGAACATCgatacatatatttaaagaaataggtACACTTTGTTTCATTCTGTGacaaatttacatataaatgaaaacaatacatATCCTCTTAAGtagcaaaatagaaaattaagactaaataagaaggaaaatgcAGGTGTGTAAATTATTAGATGGTATCTTGATTGCTAAGGTTAAGTTTCAGATTTGCCTCCTAGCTTCCTGGCAGGTACAAGAGAAGATAGGAGAACAATTTGCTTGATTCCTTTCTTACCTGAGATTTAGAAGCAGATGACCTCTATAGGAGAACCATTATGCCAgcgtaatttttaaataacagagaAACAAACTTCTACTGTATAAGCCATTGTTAATGTTGGATATTTCTTCTAGTAAATGAACCCATAATCTTAAATGAGACAGTCCCTACCACACTGAAATGCAGTCTTTTACTAGATTTAGTGTTTTGAGGCCTGGAACCaacctgttatttttattttcagtgtctaGGACAGTGCTGGACATTTAATAAGTCTggtgtgatttattttttgttttgttttgagatggagtcttgctctgtagcccaggccggagtgcagtggcacgatctcggctcactgcaacctccacctcccaggtcccggttaaagcaattctcctacctcagcctcccaagtagctgggattactagcacgagcaaccatgcccagctaacttttgtattttttggtagagacagggtttcaccatgttggccagtttggtcttgaactcctgacctgatgatctttctgcctcgccctcccaaagtgctgggattacaggcatgaaccactgcgcccagcctctggTGTGATCTTAAAAGGACATTCTCATGTGCCTTTTATTAAAAGTTTAGTCATGAGATAATTATCCAACTCTACAGTAGTATTTTTGCTTACAGTACCAAATTGCACCTGTTTATTTCTTATTGCAATCTTCAGTAATTGAGAATGTAACATTAAAATGCAAACAATATGTTACATAGTCTCTACATAGTCAGATATCATTAAAATAACTACTTAAGTAtcttctaaaagcaaaattaatattattttccccctttctctccAGAATTTCTACAGACAGTTTAAGGAAATTGCTGCAGTTATTGAAACTGTGTGAAGACGGATTATTTGGTTGGTAAACTGCTATCATTTTAAAGGCATGGACTTCACTTTCTGCAACAAAACCGCATAAGAATGAAACATGTATTGAATGAAAAATGTacttttgcttttccatttttttaaataataaaaaaagtcaaACAGGAATTGGGTAGTGGTAATCAATGCACAGCTTCGTGATTGTGCTTTATAAAAGTGACTGAACTAGACACTTTAAAGAGTGTACTTGGTGATAATGTGAACCATATAACCAGATAAACAGTTGAATCATTGCTGTTGGAGGCGGCACAAATTTATGTGTTAGAACAATAGTTTAAAAACTTGTACTGGATGGCACCCATTTTATAAACAATCATATGGagtaatgtatataaaaatatatatacagaaaagtaATATTTGATTAAGATAACTTTACAAGTTTAATTTTATAGCCATCACTTATTATAATGGCAATCATAAGAGTGAGCCTTCTTTTTTCAAACATTTGTAATCAGATTAAGATTGACCAT from the Callithrix jacchus isolate 240 chromosome 1, calJac240_pri, whole genome shotgun sequence genome contains:
- the COMMD6 gene encoding COMM domain-containing protein 6 isoform X1, whose product is MEATSEPLLDAKSEVTNQLVDFQWKLGMAVSSDTCRSLKYPYVAVMLKVADHSGQVKTKCFEMTIPQFQNFYRQFKEIAAVIETV
- the COMMD6 gene encoding COMM domain-containing protein 6 isoform X2, giving the protein MAVSSDTCRSLKYPYVAVMLKVADHSGQVKTKCFEMTIPQFQNFYRQFKEIAAVIETV